A window of Alphaproteobacteria bacterium contains these coding sequences:
- a CDS encoding RidA family protein — MAIERNHTTSRMSQCVVHGDTVYLAGQVADDGDASAGDQTRQVLEKIDGLLAEVGSDKSKLLSVQIWLTDIRDFAAMNEAWDAWVPEGQAPARATGEVRLARPEFRVEIIVVAAK; from the coding sequence ATGGCGATAGAACGAAACCACACCACCAGCCGCATGAGCCAGTGCGTCGTGCACGGTGACACGGTCTACCTGGCGGGACAGGTGGCAGACGATGGCGATGCCTCGGCGGGCGATCAGACACGTCAGGTTCTGGAAAAGATCGATGGCCTGCTGGCCGAGGTCGGCAGCGACAAGTCGAAGCTTTTGTCGGTTCAGATCTGGCTCACCGACATCCGCGATTTCGCGGCCATGAACGAGGCCTGGGATGCTTGGGTGCCCGAGGGCCAGGCGCCGGCCCGGGCCACCGGCGAGGTGCGCCTGGCACGCCCCGAGTTCCGCGTCGAAATCATCGTCGTCGCGGCCAAATAG
- a CDS encoding adenylate/guanylate cyclase domain-containing protein, whose amino-acid sequence MAVSRRTIRRLRTVLVLALCMALLILGSVFLSSDILDQPVTGRNLVEAVVLGGLVGGLLAAYELLFVEGRYGWWIRRAHFAVSLCLSAAVYVVTILGTVVLYEGWAYGDDDPNTYMGFPIDHDFAVALDVASGVAIFLLLLFVVTMRRVVGGHELANILLGRYRRGISEDRVFLFVDLEDSTQHTERLGDLGAYRLISMFFFDIDEAILDFEGQAHRYVGDEVVITWPLAQGVRNANALRCFFALEDTIAGRAERYFAAFGMVPKFRAGLHCGPVIVGQSGDSRRQVALFGDTVNTTARIEKQSRELGCRLLVSADYLAHTSPPEELEASSLGSFQLRGRQEEIELFNVRRKRQE is encoded by the coding sequence ATGGCCGTTTCCAGACGAACAATCCGACGCCTGCGCACGGTTCTGGTACTGGCGCTCTGCATGGCGCTCTTGATCCTGGGCTCGGTTTTCCTCTCCAGCGACATTCTCGATCAGCCGGTCACCGGCCGTAACTTGGTCGAAGCCGTGGTTCTCGGCGGCCTGGTGGGCGGCCTGCTGGCGGCCTACGAGTTGCTTTTTGTCGAGGGGCGCTATGGCTGGTGGATCCGCCGCGCCCACTTCGCCGTTTCCCTGTGCCTCAGCGCCGCCGTCTACGTGGTGACAATACTTGGCACGGTGGTGCTCTACGAGGGTTGGGCCTATGGTGACGACGATCCCAACACCTACATGGGATTCCCCATCGATCACGACTTCGCCGTGGCTCTGGACGTGGCCTCGGGCGTCGCCATTTTTCTGCTCTTGCTGTTTGTCGTCACCATGCGGCGCGTGGTCGGCGGGCACGAATTGGCGAATATCCTCTTGGGACGCTACCGGCGGGGAATTTCCGAGGACCGCGTGTTCCTGTTCGTTGACCTGGAGGATTCGACACAGCACACGGAAAGGCTGGGCGACCTGGGCGCCTATCGCCTGATCTCGATGTTCTTTTTCGACATCGATGAAGCCATCCTCGATTTCGAGGGCCAGGCGCACCGCTACGTCGGCGACGAGGTAGTGATCACCTGGCCGCTGGCCCAAGGCGTCAGGAATGCCAACGCGCTACGCTGCTTCTTCGCCCTTGAGGACACCATCGCAGGCCGCGCCGAGCGCTACTTCGCTGCTTTCGGCATGGTGCCGAAGTTTCGGGCCGGCCTCCATTGCGGCCCCGTGATCGTCGGCCAGAGCGGTGATTCGCGCCGTCAGGTGGCGCTTTTTGGCGACACCGTCAACACCACGGCGCGAATTGAAAAGCAGAGCCGCGAGCTGGGCTGTCGCCTGCTGGTCTCGGCCGATTACCTGGCCCACACGAGCCCGCCCGAGGAGCTCGAGGCGAGCTCGTTGGGCAGTTTTCAGTTGCGCGGCCGGCAGGAAGAAATCGAGCTCTTCAACGTCCGCCGGAAACGGCAAGAGTGA
- the araD gene encoding L-arabinonate dehydratase, protein MAKGKKYRSAEWFGGADKDGFTHRSWMKNQGQPDDQFDGRPVIGICNTWSELTPCNGHFRDLAERVRRGVYEAGGFPLEFPVMSLGETLLRPTSMLYRNLASMDVEETIRANPLDGVVLLVGCDKTTPALLMGAASCDVPAIAVSGGPMLNGRYRGEQIGSGTHVWKFSEDVKAGNMTMDEFMDAEAGMSRSIGHCMTMGTASTMANMVEALGMGLPSNAAIPAADARRFTLAHIAGRRIVEMVSDDVRMSKILTREAFENAIRVNGAIGGSTNAVVHLIALAGRVGVDLGLDDWDRLGKDVPTIVDLMPSGRFLMEDYYYAGGQPTVIRTLGEAGLLNKDAMTVSGQTIWENCKGAANFDGEVIRSLDKPLTESGGIAVLRGNLCPDGAVLKPSAATPELMQHRGRAVVFEDIEHYKARIDDPDLDIDETCVMVLKNCGPRGYPGMAEVGNMGLPSKILAKGITDMVRISDARMSGTAYGTVVLHVAPEAAAGGALALVQEGDMIELDVAGRSLNLEVPEDELERRRQAWSAPEPSMRGGYQQLYVDHVLQADKGCDMDFLVGNRGAAVPRESH, encoded by the coding sequence ATGGCCAAAGGCAAGAAGTACCGCTCCGCGGAATGGTTCGGCGGCGCCGACAAGGACGGCTTCACCCACCGCAGCTGGATGAAGAACCAGGGCCAGCCCGACGACCAGTTCGATGGCCGCCCGGTGATCGGCATCTGCAACACCTGGTCGGAATTGACGCCTTGCAACGGCCATTTCCGAGACCTGGCGGAACGCGTAAGACGCGGCGTCTACGAGGCCGGCGGCTTTCCCCTGGAATTTCCCGTGATGTCGCTGGGCGAGACCCTGCTGCGGCCCACATCCATGCTCTATCGCAACCTGGCCAGCATGGACGTCGAGGAAACCATCCGCGCCAACCCGTTGGACGGGGTGGTGCTGCTGGTGGGCTGCGACAAGACCACGCCGGCACTGCTGATGGGCGCGGCGAGCTGCGACGTACCGGCCATCGCCGTCTCGGGCGGACCCATGCTCAATGGCCGCTACCGCGGCGAACAGATCGGCTCGGGCACCCACGTCTGGAAGTTCAGCGAGGACGTCAAGGCGGGCAACATGACCATGGACGAGTTCATGGACGCCGAGGCCGGCATGAGCCGTTCCATCGGCCACTGCATGACCATGGGCACGGCCTCGACCATGGCCAACATGGTCGAGGCTCTGGGCATGGGGCTGCCCTCGAACGCCGCCATCCCGGCCGCCGACGCGCGGCGCTTCACCCTGGCCCACATCGCCGGCCGGCGCATCGTCGAGATGGTCAGCGACGACGTGCGCATGTCCAAGATCCTGACCCGCGAGGCCTTCGAGAACGCCATCCGCGTCAACGGCGCCATCGGCGGCTCGACCAACGCCGTGGTCCATTTGATTGCACTGGCCGGACGTGTCGGCGTCGATCTCGGCCTCGATGACTGGGACCGGCTCGGCAAGGACGTGCCGACCATCGTCGATCTGATGCCGTCGGGCCGCTTTTTGATGGAGGACTACTACTATGCCGGCGGCCAGCCCACGGTGATCCGGACGCTGGGCGAGGCCGGCCTCTTGAACAAGGACGCCATGACGGTCAGCGGCCAGACCATCTGGGAAAACTGCAAGGGAGCCGCCAACTTCGACGGCGAGGTCATCCGCTCGCTGGACAAACCCCTCACCGAGAGCGGCGGCATCGCCGTCCTGCGTGGCAACCTCTGTCCCGACGGGGCCGTGCTCAAGCCGTCGGCGGCGACGCCCGAACTGATGCAGCACCGCGGCCGAGCCGTGGTCTTCGAGGACATCGAGCACTACAAAGCGCGCATCGATGATCCCGATCTCGATATCGACGAGACTTGCGTCATGGTGCTCAAGAACTGCGGCCCGCGCGGCTATCCGGGCATGGCCGAGGTGGGCAACATGGGCCTGCCGTCGAAGATCCTGGCCAAGGGCATCACCGACATGGTGCGCATATCGGATGCCCGCATGTCGGGTACCGCCTACGGCACCGTGGTGCTGCACGTGGCGCCCGAAGCCGCTGCCGGCGGCGCGCTGGCGCTGGTCCAGGAGGGCGACATGATCGAGCTCGACGTGGCCGGCCGGAGCCTCAATCTGGAAGTCCCGGAAGACGAGCTGGAGCGTCGCCGCCAAGCCTGGTCGGCGCCCGAGCCTTCGATGCGGGGCGGCTACCAGCAGCTTTACGTCGACCACGTGCTGCAGGCCGACAAGGGCTGCGACATGGATTTTCTGGTGGGCAACCGCGGCGCCGCCGTGCCCCGCGAATCGCATTAG
- a CDS encoding mandelate racemase/muconate lactonizing enzyme family protein — MKITALETIRLGEFPNLIWLRIHTDEGLIGLGESFYGAAAIEAYLHETAAHHLLGQDPLAIEALGRKLYGYVGYTGTGVEMRGNSAVDVALWDLFGKVANQPIYQLLGGASRDSIRVYNTCAGYQYVRAPAHAIGNWGLPKAEPEGPYEDLVAFLERADELAQSLLDQGISGMKIWPFDSAAMARSGNDISAAEMKAALGPFEKIRRAVGDKIDVMAEMHLLWNLPTAVRIAEALKPYDPYWIEDPIKMDSLGSLQEYKRRTGVTVTASETIATHLGYRELLERQCADVIMPDIGWCGGLTEAKKIATMAEAYHLPVAPHDCTGPVLLAASVHLTINAPNALIQETVRAFHSGWYRDLVTEVPPIEKGHIRALTGPGLGTDLLPDLPDRPDAMVRRSEAE, encoded by the coding sequence ATGAAGATCACGGCCCTTGAGACCATTCGACTGGGCGAATTTCCCAACCTCATCTGGCTGAGAATCCATACCGACGAGGGCCTGATCGGCCTGGGCGAGAGCTTCTACGGCGCCGCCGCCATCGAGGCCTACCTGCATGAAACCGCGGCGCATCATCTGCTGGGCCAGGACCCGCTCGCTATCGAGGCCTTGGGGCGCAAGCTCTACGGCTATGTCGGCTACACTGGCACCGGCGTCGAGATGCGCGGCAACTCGGCCGTCGACGTGGCGCTCTGGGATCTATTCGGCAAGGTTGCGAACCAGCCCATCTACCAGCTCCTGGGCGGGGCCAGCCGCGACAGCATCCGTGTCTACAACACCTGCGCCGGCTACCAGTACGTGCGCGCGCCGGCTCATGCCATCGGCAACTGGGGCCTGCCCAAGGCCGAGCCCGAGGGGCCCTACGAGGACCTCGTGGCCTTCCTCGAGCGCGCCGACGAGTTGGCCCAGAGTCTCTTGGACCAGGGCATCAGCGGCATGAAGATCTGGCCCTTCGATAGCGCTGCCATGGCGCGGAGCGGCAACGACATCTCGGCCGCCGAGATGAAGGCGGCACTCGGGCCTTTCGAGAAGATCCGCCGGGCGGTCGGCGACAAGATCGACGTCATGGCCGAGATGCACCTTCTCTGGAACCTGCCCACCGCGGTGCGCATCGCCGAGGCGCTCAAGCCCTATGATCCCTACTGGATCGAGGATCCCATCAAGATGGACAGCCTGGGCTCGCTGCAGGAATACAAGCGCCGCACCGGCGTGACCGTGACGGCCAGTGAGACCATCGCCACCCATTTGGGCTACCGCGAGCTTTTGGAACGCCAGTGCGCCGACGTGATCATGCCCGACATCGGCTGGTGCGGCGGCCTCACCGAGGCCAAGAAGATCGCCACTATGGCCGAGGCCTACCACCTACCCGTCGCGCCCCACGACTGCACCGGGCCGGTGCTGCTGGCGGCCTCGGTGCACCTCACCATCAACGCCCCCAACGCGCTGATACAGGAGACCGTGCGGGCTTTCCATTCGGGCTGGTATCGCGATCTGGTGACCGAGGTGCCGCCCATCGAAAAGGGCCACATCCGGGCGCTCACGGGCCCCGGCCTGGGCACCGATCTCTTGCCCGACCTGCCGGATCGTCCCGACGCCATGGTGCGCCGTAGCGAGGCCGAATGA